One Bythopirellula goksoeyrii genomic window, CCGGAAGCTACGCCCTATGCATGGGCTCTAACGGCCCGAAGTACGGGATACTCCCCGACGTGAAATTCGAGAACACCGGACTATTCATGTACGCACGCACCTTCGCCCTCCGCGAAGTGGTTGACGGTATGAGCAGGACATTCGTCGCAGGGGAGACTACCAATGGTCACCTCAAGGAATTCGACACCTACAACATTTGGAGTCAGGGCATTCGCCATGTCACCTCGTTGCGTAACACAGAGAATCCGCTGAATACCCCACCTGGCATCGGCACAACCAGGGCGATGAAGGCCACCTCCACTCCGCTGGCGAATGGAGCGTTTATCAGCAACCATCCCGGTGGAGGAAACTTCGTCTTCGGAGACGGGCACGCCGTGTTCATTAGTGAAAATATCGATCTCGAGACCTATCGAGCTCTTTCCACACGGGCAGGACAGGAAGCCGTTGCCGACAATTCGTGATGGGCTTCTCCACGTTACCTACAACACAATTCGAACTGCGCAGACCTGGAATTGCAATCAAGGACGCTGAGACTGGAATCATGCTTTCCCCCTATACCGTCCAGCATGGTACTCTTGGCCGCGGTTTGGCGCTTTGCCTGGCCGTGCTTCTCGGCTGGTTGGGGGCGATGGTAGTAGGCTGCGGGGATGGGCGGCCCAAGCGGGTTGCTGTGTCCGGACAAGTCCTGATCGATGGAAAGCCACTTCCCGGAGGGAACATAAAGTTTGTCCCGTATGGGGCCAGGCCGTCAATGGGCACCATTGGTGAGCAGGGGCACTTTACACTCACCTGTTTTGACGGTGAGGATGGGGCCATTCCTGGAATGCATCGCATTGAGATCGTATCAAACGAGGTTTTGAGCCAGACAGCAATACGCTGGTATGCTCCGAAGAAATACGCGGATTTTCTGACATCGGGACTGGAAGTGGATGTTACTGTGCCGACCGACACCCTGAAAATTCATTTGACCTGGAATGGAGGGAAGCCGTTTGTGGAAAAGGTCGACATGGGGAGCGAGGGGAAGTGATTCGCCTCGCATAGCCTCGGCGACTCAAGAGGCGAGACCTCGGCGCAATCGGGAAAAGAAGCGGAAAGCCCAGTTGCGAGCTTGTTTCTGACTTCTGGACTCAGAGTGACATCCGATCCCAGGAAAATTTGAATTATTCGCCAACTTTATTAAGATACATGCTAGAATGGCTGCTAACGCATAGTTCTAGGAGAATTGGGATTGGAATAACAAAGAGTTGTCATTTAGCCAGGACAATGGCTTAATGACCGGCGCTTTCCATTGCGATCCAGACAACTTTTTCAAAGAGTGGGAAGACACATGAAACCACAAAGAAAGACAACGTTGAAGGGCAAGCAGAAACCACGTCGTTCGAAGCACTTCGCCAAGCGCTTAACCTGCTACACGACCGCAGCAGGTTTGGGCGCGTTTGCCTACGGTGAAACAGCCCAAGCCTTGGTGATCCATCATGATGTCGAACCGGATCTTGCCGCCACTTTGATCGACATGGATCAAGGTCTGGTAGGCGACTACTATATCGATATGAATGGTGACGGGATCGACGACTTCAGGATCCGCTATCAGATTGCAGGCTACGACCTAGCAGCGATTCGTTTCCAAGGGGTGGGCTATTCGGAGGAACTTTCGAATACAGACAAGGGCAGTAACTACTATGTTCGCTCGTTCGAACTGGGCGATTCGATAGGACCTGGTGCAGTAACTACCTCTACCGGCTATGGGATTGTAGCGCCGAACTATACGAACTTCGGCGCTACAGATACCGAGAACTACCCGCAATTTGCCGGTATCCGGATAGACATCGGCGGTATGACACATTATGGATGGGTCCGTATGCAAGTAACTCCTCTCGAGGATTTCACGCCCGTTGCGCCCCTGACAGCGACCATTTTTGACTGGGCCTATGAAACGGATCCGGACACCGCCATTATTGCGGGCGATGTAGGTTCCTTCATTCCTGGAGATTTTGATGATGATGGAGATGTGGACGGCGCCGACCTTAATCAGTGGCAAGGCGATTACGGCGTCAACGGAGGAAGTGATGCCGATGTGGATGGTGACAGCGACGGCAGAGACTTTCTCATTTGGCAAAGGAGCTACACAGGGCCTATGCTAGTGGCATCGAGCACCAGCATACCCGAGCCGACCTCTTTGGCTCTCTTGGCGGCCGGAGGAGGTGCACTAGCCCTGAAGCGACGCCGACGTACCTAACGGTAAGAGCGGCACGGGCATCTAGAGCCAATGAGGAACAGTCATGTTCGTTGAGTGCGTGTCGAATTTGTGTGGAATCCAGTGACGTGAGCAAACGCATTGCGCATCGGATCCTGCTGATCGGCTGGGAAGCGGCAGATTGGCATGTCATCCGCCCTCTTGTTGACTCCGGATTGATGCCGACGCTTGCCAAGCTCATGGAAAACGGCGTGAGTGGGAACCTGGCTACTATTCAGCCAATCGTGCCCCCTATGCTATGGACTTCCATTGCTACAGGCAAACGAGCTGACAAACACGGGATTTGCGGTTGTGTCGAACCCACAGAGGACGCTACTGGCCTGCGACCGGTTTCCTGTTCAAGGCGTTCCTGCAAAGCAGTCTGGAATATCCTGTCTCAGGTAGGCATGACCTCCCGAGTTGTGGGCTGGCCGGCCAGCCACCCTGCCGAACCGATTCAAGGCACCGTGGTTTCAAATCGCTTCGGCAGTTCTTTGCAAGACGCTGCGGAGGAACTTTCGTTCGCTCCACAGACGTTTCATCCGGCTTCGCTTGAGAAAGAGATTGGCCCGCGTTGCATTCGCTCGTCAGAGCTTCAGATGGATGCGATTCTTCCGTTCGTTCCCCAACTCGAACAGATCGATTGGAAAAGTGACCAGCGAATTCACAATCTCGTTCGCCTAATCGCACGCACATCCTCGGTACATGCGGCCGCCTGCCATCAAATCGTCCAGCAACCCTGGGACTTCCAGGCAGTTTATTACTCTGCGATCGACGACTTTTCCAAGTGTTTTGGCCCCTCTTCCCAGAAGCACTCGGATGCCGATCTTCCGTGGGATGCTATCCACAGGAACATACTAATCGGTTGTTACCAATTCCTCGACATGATGTTAGAAACACTGTTATCTCTTGCTGGCGCCGATACCACGGTTCTGCTTGTGAGTGACCACGGTGGGCAGCGGGGAATTTATCAACAGGGCTTTGTTACCTCCCAGTCGCACGACCTACCCCAGTACGGCTTTGGTATCGCTTGCGCAAAAGGGCCGGGAATTCTTAGCAGCACCCAGCTTACTGGTGCGACGGTCTTGGATGTGACACCGACAATTCTGACAATGCTTGGCATTGCCGTCGGCAATGACATGGATGGACGTCCCTGGCACGAGATATTTGTAGAACAGGTTCCATCCAAACACATCAAATCGTGGGAATCGGAACAGAGAAGTGCTGGAAAGCCTATCGAAAATATTGCTACCAACCCTCGTGACAATGCCGACGCTTTACAACTCCTGAGTGACCTGGGACATAATTATGCCCCGAGCGGTGACTTGCAGCAGATGGTGACTAGGGTGTCCCTGATCAATCGGATTAATCTTGCGTTAGCGCTCACCGACAGCAATCGCGTAGCACAAGCCATCGAGCATTGGAAAGCTCTCGTCACCGACTACCCTGGAGAATCCAGCCATGCGATTCAACTGGCGTCGTGCTACCAGCGTTTCGATTGCTGGTCTGAGTGCAAGGACACACTGGCACATATCCCGCAAGAAGCCCGGAAGTTACCCGAAGTTCAGTTTATGTTGGCAAAGATTGCATTGCAGGAAGGCGAAAAAGGTGAGGCTCTGCGCATCGCCTGCGAGTTGGCAGAACAAGGATCGGACAATTCTCACTTTCTGAACCGCGTTGGTGGCCTGTTTTTGCAGGCAAGTGCCTGGGTGCAAGCGGAGTCAGTCTTTCAGAGCTCTTTGGCTGCCTGTAAGACCAATCCGATAGCCCATGACGGCCTAGCACAAGTGTATCTTGAGCTTGATCAGCTTAACACTGCGGTGAAGCATGCGAGAATCGCTGTGGAATTGATCCCTCACTTTCCTGCTGCCCACTTCCATCTTGGCGCGGCGCTGCACTACGCCTGTTACGACGAGGAAGCTATCGCCGCCTTTGAAACCTGTCTCTCCATGGGCTATGAGCTAGAAGAAACACACAGTCGTCTTGCCGGTTTGTATCTCCTCCGAGATCCGGCCAAAGCCAAGCAACACCGGGATTCGGCCAACTTGTCCTGAAGGGATTCATGACCCGATAGAGACTACTAAGGTTCCCAACAGAGCGGCCTGCTGTTGGGCATACAGGATACAGAGTTCCGCCGATATGAGGACGCTTCATACCTCCCCCAAGACAGTTACCAACGGCTTGACATTGTCAGTCCACAGACTTAGGATGCGCGGTGTTTCGTGATTGTGGTCTGCCTCATTCAGATTGGGCGAGCATCCCGCACCAGAATCCGGGGACACAGAAGAGCTTGCGTTTTCAAAAATGCATTGTAGTTGGCGTGGATTGCCTTTGTAGTGCGTGAGAGATGCAACATGCTCGCAACGTCGTCAATCGGCTGTCGAAAACATGACGGATCTTGCATTTGCCACTCCCTTGGGGAGTCAGCAATCGTGTCCCCGTCATTTGAATAGGACCAAAAATCATGAATAGGTTCACCGACAAAAAATGCCAGCACCTAGCACGTGGTTTCACACTTGTAGAGCTCTTGGTCGTTATCGCGATCATAGGAGTCCTGGTTGCCTTGTTGCTCCCTGCCGTACAGGCTGCCCGGGAGTCGGCGCGCAAGACCCAATGTCAGAGTAATCTCCGGCAACTGGCACTGGCGGTGTTGAATTACGAATCTAGCCAGAAGATACTCCCAATCGGTATGGAGTTTGAAGAAGGCGAAGAGCCGGCGTTTACGACTAAGATCGGCAAGAACTGGATCATCTCCGTACTGCCGCAGATGGAACAGCAGGGTCTTTACGACACTTTTGACTTCTCTTCCTACATTCCAGATGCCCAAAACCAGGCAGTACGCGGAACGCGAATCGCGTCTATGCTTTGTCCATCGGATTCCTTCAACGCTGAAGCACTCGACGATACGACTGCCTTGCGACGCAAGATGGGTGATAATTGGGCTCGGTCTAACTATGCGGCCAGTGTAGGCAATGGCCCAATCATTGGGGATAAGAACCGAGAGAATGCCTTCTGGGGCGAAGAATCCAAAGGGTGGCAAGACGCGAACCTCCGTGGTGTGATGGGGCCCAATGTTTCAGTTAAGCTTGGACAAATCACCGACGGCACAAGTAACACAATTATGTTGGGCGAAGTCCGAGCAGGTGTCACTCAGAGCGATCGGCGTGGCGTCTGGGCCTTGGGGGGCGCAGGGTCGAGCTTGATTGCCTGGTACGGTTCGTCGAGTGACTCAAACGGCCCTAATGTGTGCAACGTCAATGCAGACGACGTTAACGGGTGCGTGCCCTCCGAGGATGCGATTAGGGCAACGGAGTGTATGCCTTGCTGGACGGGAGGATATAGCGCCCAGGCAACCACCAGAAGCCTGCATTTCGGAGGTGTTCAGATGGCTTTTGCAGATGGTAGCGTCCACTGGATTAGCGATACTATTGAAACCAGCGGACCCTACGGTGAGTTTTGGACGGTCTGGGATAAATTGATCGCCAGTTCCGATGGACTAATTATCGATGGCAGAGAATGAACTCTGCTGTGAATTCCTCGCGCCGAGTAAACCTGGAATGCCATCGCAACTATTAAGAGTCTTGGCTCCGATCCATGCGGGATGGCCAACTCGAGCCCCGGTTGTTGAGGAGAACCTATGATTCCGTTGCCAGAATCGATGCCAGTTGTAATCATAAAGCTTCGACGACGGGCAGCCGTGAGTGGCCTTATGATATGCCTGCTTTTGGTAGGTTGCGACAACTCAGGCAGAGTTCAAGTAAGCGGGACGGTGAATTTCGTTGACGGAGAAGTCCCTCAAGGGGAAGTCTCTATGATTCGCTTCGAACCAACGTCCTACCAGAAGAGCACCGACGGCGAAGTAATCAAAGGAGCCTATGGCTACATTCAACCGGATGGTTCCTTTCGGATGACGACTTTGAAACCAGACGACGGAGTTTACCCCGGCACCTATAAGGTGTGTTTCACCGTACTGAAGTCCTACATGAGCGGTGAGCCGTTAATTCCCCGAATATACATGTCCAAGAAGACGACTCCGTTTGAGCAGACAATTAATGGTCCGACGCAAGACCTGTATTTTGAATTAGAGAAGCTCCCGGGGAATTGAGCCCCCAGATGATGGCCAGTTCATGTCGTGGCGGCACTTGCCGATCGCCTTGAGTACTGTTTTTACAGTCATCCCTAGTTTTCAAGAAGTTTCTCTCGAGGGTAACTCTCGAATCGCAATTGAATTGGCTTTCAACACTCTAATTGGTCGTCCCTGATAAACTCACAAAACTCTTCCAATAGCGGTAGCATCTCTTCTCCGCTGGCGCTAAAATTTGCCAAGTTTTGATCCTTATGGTCGTGAAAGCTGGCAAAAAATGAAACCTAAAAAGCAGACCTTGCAACGCGAATTGTTTGGCGCCCACTTTTCGGAAATGCTGAATCCCGAGCACCCGTTGTACGTGCTCGCTGAGCGGATCGACTGGCAGCAGTTCGATGTGGCCATCGATTCCTGCTATGCCGACGAGCTTGGCCGACCAGGCGTGAACACCCGTCTGATGGTTGGCCTGATGTACTTGAAGCATGCGTTTAACGAGAGCGACGAGTCGGTAGTGGCTCGTTGGGTGGAAAATCCGTATTGGCAGTTCTTTTGTGGCTTCGAGTACATGCAGCACGATCCTCCGGTCGATTCGTCGATGATGAGCAAGTGGCGGAAGCGGGTGGGCGCCGAGCGATTGGAGAAACTCCTGGAAGTGACGATCCATACCGCGCTGGCGATGAAAGCCATCAAGCCCAAAGAGCTGGAGAAGGTGAACGTCGATACGACTGTCCAAGAAAAGGCGATTGCTTTTCCGACCGACGCTCGTTTGTATCAGAAGATGCGGGTTGCTTTGGTGCGGCACGCCAAGGCGTTAAACCTGCCGCTGCGGCAGAGCTACCGATTCGTGGGCAAACAGCTGCTATTCAAGCAACATCGCTACGCGCACGCCAAACAAATGAAACGGGCTGCGAAGATGACGCGTAAGTTGAAAACGCTGCTGGGCCGTGTGGTCCGTGACATTGAGCGTAAGGCCCCGAAAAGACGTGGTCAAATCGTTGACGAGGCGCTGCATGAGTTGTTGGTTCTGGCGCATCGCCTCTTGGCACAGACGCGCGACAGCAAGAACAAGCTGTACAGCGTACATGCCCCGGAAGTGGAGTGCATCGCCAAGGGCAAAGCACACAAGCGTTACGAGTTTGGCTGCAAGGCGAGTGTGGCCACCACCAGCAAGAGCAATTGGATTGTCGGCGCGCAGGCCTTGCACGGCAATCCCTACGACGGCCATACGCTGGAAAGAGCGATTGAGCAAGTCAAGCGATTAACTCGTAACACGCCCAGTGACGTGATCGTCGACAAGGGTTATCAAGGGCACGGTTATCAAGGAGAAGCAATGGTGCACGTGGTTCGCACGATTCCCAAAAGGGCGACTCGCGCCGTGCGGCGGATGTTAAAACGTCGTGCTGCGGTCGAGCCGACCATCGGTCATTTGAAGAGTGACAACCGACTCAGTCGGAATCATTTAACCGGCAAAGCGGGCGATCGGATCAACACGCTGCTGGCCGCCGCGGGGTACAATCTGCGGAAGCTGCTGCGCTGGGTCGTTTTTTTGCCTGTTTTACAGTCCATGCTGCGCTTGGTGACCATACTTTGGCTCAAGATCAGACGCAAAGACGCGCCGAGCCGGTTGGCGTCTGCCTGAGGTTGCTTACCCAAATTACTGCGCGAAACCCAAAAGGGAATTTATCAGGGACGACTAATTGTTCTGACGCAATAGTCGATTATTTTGGGAGATTTGTGGCCCGCCTAGTCTTACCATTCTCGGTAGAGCCTGGTATCAATCTGACTCTCGTCATTATGTCGAACTTCATTATTGAAGAAATGCCTTGGAAGCAAACTTACTGTTTGAACCTCAAGTTGGTGAGGCTGAAACCTCAATATACGAGGCAGCCATAAAGCCGCATTTCTTTCGGAAATCCCACAAGAGATTAGTACTGTGCGGTGTAAAAATCCTAATTACGGTGGCCGCTTTTGGAAAACCCAATACTTTTCGGTAACTCATACTAGATTTCTTAGGTAAAATCCCGATACAGGAATTCTGTACAGACAAATCACCGAAGTATGGTCTTTTAGGCGAATCTCTATGACCAATATTCTGCCCACGGTTGTCGTCTCTGGCCCCCCTCGCTCGGGTACCAGCCTCATGATGCAAATGCTTCTTGCATCAGGGATCAAGGTCATCACCGACGGCGAGCGTGCGGAGGACGATAACAATCCTCGTGGATATTTCGAGCACAAGGAAGTCATGCGGCTGGCACAGGACAAGTCGATTTTTCACGACTCAGCTGGCAAGGCAGTCAAAGTCATTCATGCTCTACTTAAACACATCCCAGTAGGTATGCCGTTGGCCGTGATCTTTCTTGAGCGTGATCTCGATGAAGTACTCGCTTCTCAATCGGTCATGCTCGAGCGACTTGGTCGACCGCAAGCCAAAATTGCTCCTCAGCGCATGCGAGATATACTCGAGAGCCAGCTTACTTTGGTTCGCAAAGAACTCGAAGCTCGCACCGACACGTCTTTGCTGGAAGTTAAATACGCTCAATTAATTGCAGACCCGACTGCTACTGCCAAGCAGATCGCAGCTTTTCTCGAACCGGTGCTCGGAAGGCAACTTGATTACGAGGCAATGGCCGCATGTGTAGATGCTTCACTCTATCGCCAGAAAAAAGCATAGTGGAGTGCCGGTTTCCAGATCGACTCTCACAGAGAATACTACTCAGGTTCAATGAGGGATGAGGTCGTTCTTTTCTATGACAAGCTGGGATACCGAGTGCCCTTGAACAACTGCTTCTTGGTAGGAACTACTGCCGTTGGGAAGACGGTCGCCGGTGGAGCCATTTTCAATTGCCATTTATAACCGCGAGAAACTCCCCGGCTTTTCTGACGTCCAGAAAACCTTGTATGTGATCCAGCTAAACACGTATTCGATCACCACCCCGCTTCGGCCCTTGCTTTCGCCGTGCATACTCGACGAGAATCCGACGCATCGCTTCCGCAGCGGCCGCAAAGAAGTGGCCTCGACTGTTCCTACGCTTAGCCTTATCCACATCAACTAGACGCAGTTAGGCTTCATGCACCAGCGCCGTCGCTTGAAGAATCTGACCTGACTTCTCGTTGGCGATCTTAGCGGCAGCGAGTTTCCGCAACACGTCGTAGAACAAGGGCAAAAGCTGGTCGGCAGCGGACGGATCGCCATGTTCGATTCGGGGCAAGATTTGCGTGACTTAGGTCATGAGGTCGATTAAAGCCGACTTTTTCCAGGAGTAGGTTGCTATTTTCTCTCCAGCCAGGGATGCAACCTAATTTGGCATTTTTTGCCGACGAGAGCACCTCCTACAAAGATATCGCCAAGTCCCCGAACTTCACGAGGTAGCTACACCGCCATCAATTGGCCCAATCCGGAACTTGCTGAGGTTGGACCAATTGCGCCAAGCAAAGCTTGGGAAAGGGGAATGAGATGTAAATTACACCTTTGAAACCTTTCATCGGAACCTTGCGGGTGATAACCCCGTCCAGTAGAGCCTGACCAGCAACTGGAAGCGAGTTTTGCGTGGTGTCGGGTGACCGGCCCTGCGAAGCCGACCAAGCTCCGCTCGGTGCCCGCAGCGAGTCCGAAAGCCATGCTATTGAGCGTCGAAAGACCCAATCGTGGGAGCCTTTGCCTTTTGATGACCAAGGGCCACGCTGCCGCATTTTTTGGTCTGGTGCAAGCAGTCCTGCCGGCGTCGGTTTGGAACATGTGCAAACGGATGATAGAGGTTCCCCAGGAACTTGGGAGATCCTGTTGCTTCCTCGGCAACATCCCGGACGGAGACACCGAGTGACCAACTCCAGGCTCTGGCAGCTTACTCGTCTGCCAGGGAGCGAAAGAGAACGAGTGCAGCTGAGGTATCGCCAAGCGAAGGAAACGAAGTGCGGCGAGATGGGTAGCAGGAAGTCATAGCGTCTTGATAGTACCGTTGAAGCTGGCGAACTTCACCCCGTTGGAGCCAGTCGAGGGAAGCGAGACGTCGAATCATGGAACCGTTTTTGAGAAACACGACGAATGCCTCGAAATTCGATAGACGTGTACACGAAACAGAGACGGATAGCAGCGTTGGCGAGACGGTCTTCAGAGATGGCCTTCACATCGCTCGCCTATCTGATGGACATTGACTGGTTAAAGGATGCGTATCGATGCACGCGTAAGGACGGTGCTGCTGGTGTCGACGGAGTGACCGCGGAACAATATGAACAGGATTTGGAGGGCAACCTTCAAAGCCTGCTCGACCGCGCGAAGTCCGGCACCTATAAAGCTCCTCCTGTGCGCCGAGTGCACATTCCGAAAGGCGGCTCCACCACGGAGACTCGTCCGCTCGGAATACCTACGCTTGAGGATAAAATTCTCCAGCGTGCGGTGGTCATGTTTACTGGATCCAATCTATGAGCAGGACTTCTTGGACTGTTCCTACGGATTTCGACGTGGCCGCTCGGCACACGATGCGTTGAGTGCCTTCCGCGACCAGACGATGCGCCATTGGCGAACGGGCGTGACAGTTTTGGAGGTCGATATCCGGAAATTTTTCGATAATCTGGATCATCAACATCTCAGGCAGTTTCTCCGACAGAGGGTGCGTGATGGCGTGTTGCTGCGTCTGATCGACAAGTGGTTGAAAGCGGGCGTGATGGAGGATGGTAACGTCAGTTACCCGGACTCCGGATCGCCCCAGGGTGGTGTTGTTTCTCCCTTGATTTCGAACGTGTTCTTGCACTACGTGCTGGACCTCTGGTTCGAACAAGAAGTGAAGCCCCGCCTGCGTGGGAAGGCTTTCCTCATCCGCTATGCGGATGATTTCGTGATCGGCTTTTGCGATCCTCGCGATGCTGAACGCGTGCTGGAAGTCCTTCCGAAACGATTTGGTAAGTATGGGCTGACCGTCCACCCGACCAAGACGAAACTCATTTCGTTCCGTCCCCCGTCTTCACGGACGAAGGACGACGATCGTCCTGGCACGTTTGACCTGCTTGGATTCACCCACTACTGGGCGAAATCCCTGAAGGGCTATTGGGTGGTCAAGCTGAAAACTGCCTCCGATCGTTTTACCCGAGCCGTGCGTAGCATCGATAAGTGGTGCCACGACAATCGGCACTTGCCACTTGCTGAGCAACAACACACGCTCAACCTGAAGCTGCGGGGACACTACGCGTATTACGGAGTAACGGGAAACTCGGAGTGCATGAACAGGTTCCGCCAAGAAGTCGAGAACCGATGGCGTAAGTGGCTTAACCGCCGCAACAACATCCGCTCGATGCACTGGCAGAAATTCTGCGCATTGCTCCGTCGTTACCCGCTTGCTCCCGCACGCGCAGTTCGTTCGCAGCTTCGTCACGCAGCGAAACCATGATTTGAGGAACCGCATGCTCTAATGCGGGCACGTACGGGTCTGTGGGAGCCCTGGGTGAGTAATCACCCAGAGCCACCTGGTCCGCCCTCTGGAATCGACTTTTACAATGCGCAGAGGTGTCTCGATCTGAGACACACCTCAGCGACTTAGCTCCAGCCGAAACTTGCAGCGAGTGGTCCAGTCGCTGCGCCTTGGCGACGGAACAAATCTGCAGCGGTGAATCGACACTGGCAGGGTTGCTCGCGGTTTCGAAACACGCTCAACCCTGCCGAACGAACGTTATCTACGACATATTGGACAGAACGGCTATAAGGTTTGGACCAGCTTTTCGACGAGAGTAGCGACGCCAGCTTGCGCTTCGTCAATGGATCTGCGATGGCGGTCATCGCCAAACTCTTGATATTCAATCCCGATGTGGTGAATGTCGTCGTCCCCATTAACGCCGAGATAGAAAGAGCAAGTCTTTATGTGAGGCACCAAGTGATTCATGTGTTCCCGTACTCCCCCAACTTCAAATCCGAATTCACCTGATGAAGTAAGGATAACGAGTATTTTGTTAGATAGAAGCGGTTCAAGCGGAAAGTCTCCGCGGTCGAGATCGAAAGAAAAGGTCTTATTGACGCGAATGACTTGGTCGAACCACGCTTTCAGCGATGAAGGCATACCGTAATTATACATCGGCGTACCAAGCAATATGATGTCAGCAGCCGCGAGCTCTGCAATAAGAGCATCCGAAAGCGTGAGCATTTTTTCCTGCTCTTCTGATCGATCGGCAGGAGGCGTGAAAGCGCAGGCAATCCATTCGTCGGTCACGGGCGGTGGCGGCTCTCTGCCAACGTCTCGTTCAATGACCACATCTTTCGGACGGTGTTTCAACCAGTTTCGTACGAACTGCGAAGAGAGGCGCCGCGTAAGTGAACGCTCACTTCGGGCGCTAGCGTTGAGTTTGAGGATTGTCGTCATGGGTTTTCGCCTATAACTGTTGAAATGAAGGATCGCATAAATTAGGACGGATTCTTGTGCTCGTTCGGCATACTTGCCGCGGCATCAAAGCGAGGCGATGCGACGGACTGCTTCGGCGGCATCGAGCGTCTCGCTGGCGAGCATGTGGTAGTTTGTCTTTGCCGCCGCCATGCCATTAAACTCTGGCAGAATGGCCGCAGCGGTGGCATCCCAGGCGACGGCTACATCAAAGCCCTGCTCGAGGAGCTCGCGCAGGTGTGACTCGACGCACAGGTTCGCCGACATGCCGGCCAGCAGCACCTTGTCGATCCCTCGCTTACGGAGTTGCAGTGCAAGGTCGTTTGACTCGGGCCCGAAGACCTTGTGTGGACTGACGATGACTGTTTCGCCATCGTCGATGAACGGCTTGTAGCGTTCAAGCCAATCAGCGCCTGAACCCTCGAAGTTTGTTAAGTCTAGCGGACCCGGACGGTCAAACATCTTGATGTCATGCATCAGCCGTTCGAGAGAGCCTTCAAATCGCCACTTGTGATCATGCGGATAGTAGTAGTGGGGCGAGATGAAGACCGATATCGACGCGTGTTTCGCGGCACGGAACAGGGACTCGATGTTTTTGACGGTCTCGTTTTCGGTGACGCTCTTGCCGACGACGCCCCACGCGACGCCTTCGGAACTCAGAAAGTCATTCTGCGGGTCGATGACCACCAGGGCGGTGTCACTTTTGGTGAATTCGAATCCGGGGACTGGCAATGCCATGGCAAACTCCTTGCAGTGAAAGGGAAAACGATTTTTGAACTGGGTTACGCTGCGTCGCCAAGCCGGGCTTTCAGCGTGTCGATCTCTTGCTTGAGGCGGTCGATCTCGGATTGAGCTTTCGCCTCGGGGATTCGGCGATGAATGTGTTGTGGGCAATTGACGTCCCACGCTTCGATGTCGAACACAATCGCGCGCTCGGGCGTTGCGGCATAACTCGGCTGCGCTAGTTTGGCAACCAATGGGTCGTCGCCCTCGACGACACGGGCGCGGCCCCAGATTTTGATACGGCGTCGACTTTCGTAGTCCATCAAGAACAAGAAAGCCTTGGAGTTTTCCGAGAGGTTTCCCACCGACAGGTACTGCTGATTGCCACCGAAGTCGGCGAAGGCGAGCGTGCCGGGACCGATCGGTTTGAGGAAACCCGCCGGCCCGCCGCGGTACTGGATGTAAGGCTGGCCATCTGCTGTTGCGGTGCCAAGGTAGAACATGTCAAGATTCGAGAGGAACTCAGCCAAGTCGGGAGTGAC contains:
- a CDS encoding cysteine hydrolase family protein, with translation MALPVPGFEFTKSDTALVVIDPQNDFLSSEGVAWGVVGKSVTENETVKNIESLFRAAKHASISVFISPHYYYPHDHKWRFEGSLERLMHDIKMFDRPGPLDLTNFEGSGADWLERYKPFIDDGETVIVSPHKVFGPESNDLALQLRKRGIDKVLLAGMSANLCVESHLRELLEQGFDVAVAWDATAAAILPEFNGMAAAKTNYHMLASETLDAAEAVRRIASL
- a CDS encoding pyridoxamine 5'-phosphate oxidase family protein, with product MSTIPSDIAFTPAVKAVQTAKGSRAAYHRMERSRGWQTQVTPDLAEFLSNLDMFYLGTATADGQPYIQYRGGPAGFLKPIGPGTLAFADFGGNQQYLSVGNLSENSKAFLFLMDYESRRRIKIWGRARVVEGDDPLVAKLAQPSYAATPERAIVFDIEAWDVNCPQHIHRRIPEAKAQSEIDRLKQEIDTLKARLGDAA